One Setaria italica strain Yugu1 chromosome I, Setaria_italica_v2.0, whole genome shotgun sequence DNA window includes the following coding sequences:
- the LOC111256108 gene encoding uncharacterized protein LOC111256108, with product MAMAMAGAAFLRSVAAKTAARAPPRLPSALEERLQHHGLLLPTSSNRLWLSRFYTSTGSTGPTNRRGPQTHNKGFLNDEEWDRVKVAFIEAAPGAAVLSVIVGYGLMRTLWRHPAPDHSREADTDAISVKRPARMVEMQQENERLRDMDAISMERSAKIVEMQEENERLRAALLDCKRSLIETYAAITRASRTK from the exons ATGGCAATGGCAATGGCAGGAGCAGCGTTCCTTCGATCTGTCGCTGCCAAGACGGCGGCCCGCGCACCGCCTCGCCTTCCATCTGCACTGGAGGAGCGCCTCCAACACCatggcctcctccttccaaCGAGCTCCAATCGCCTCTGGCTTTCTAGATTCTATACATCTACTGGTTCCACGGGGCCAACCAACCGCAGG GGTCCGCAAACTCATAACAAGGGATTTCTCAATGACGAGGAGTGGGACCG TGTAAAAGTTGCATTCATAGAAGCTGCACCCGGCGCAGCTGTCCTCTCGGTGATCGTTGGCTACGGTCTTATGCGTACTCTTTGGCGCCATCCGGCACCGGACCACAGTAGAGAGGCCGACACGGATGCCATCTCGGTAAAAAGGCCGGCCAGGATGGTAGAGATGCAGCAAGAAAATGAAAGGCTACGTGACATGGATGCCATCTCGATGGAAAGGTCGGCCAAGATAGTAGAGATGCAGGAAGAAAATGAAAGGCTACGTGCGGCCTTGCTTGATTGTAAGCGAAGTCTGATTGAAACGTATGCAGCAATAACCCGAG CATCTAGGACAAAGTAA
- the LOC101777496 gene encoding uncharacterized protein LOC101777496, translating to MVTTNLEAFLEAATPQLPWRSAPMECFQGPNDVWQLDKKDVVDYFTLEDLWEHYSESSAYGLSVPVRLEHGKFITQHFVPYLSAIQIYTSKTFAVPRSMGSDETDSWSDDSTAEKLCRSWDAASDDSCPHQDLDSVPAKQGGYLNFQYSEWDPPYERIPLADKVAELAQDYPYLTSLRSAELSPCSWLSVAC from the exons atgGTGACCACCAATCTTGAGGCCTTCCTGGAGGCTGCCACTCCACAGTTGCCATGGCGGTCGGCTCCCATG GAATGTTTCCAAGGACCAAACGATGTTTGGCAACTGGACAAGAAAGATGTGGTGGACTACTTCACCCTTGAGGATCTATGGGAGCATTATTCTGAGAGCAGCGCATACGGCCTCAGTGTTCCCGTCCGTCTCGAACATGGCAAGTTCATCACCCAGCATTTTGTTCCCTACTTATCGGCTATTCAGATATACACCAGCAAGACATTTGCTGTTCCCAG AAGCATGGGAAGTGATGAGACTGATTCTTGGAGTGATGATAGCACTGCTGAGAAGCTTTGTAGGTCTTGGGATGCTGCATCAGATGATTCATGCCCCCACCAAGACTTGGATTCTGTTCCTGCAAAGCAAGGTGGATACTTGAATTTCCAGTACAGTGAATGGGATCCACCCTATGAGAGGATTCCGCTCGCCGACAAG GTGGCAGAGCTGGCTCAAGATTACCCCTACTTGACGTCGCTCAGGAGTGCAGAATTGTCACCTTGCAGCTGGCTATCCGTAGCATG TTAG